TCAAGGCAACGGGAAGCTTACTCTTGCGACATCCGACGCCTATCGGCTTGCCGAGATAACCCTCGACTTTGAGGACGGGGAAGCGCAAGCGCTGATTCCCGTCGAGGAGCTGAAGGGATTAATCACGGCGCTGAAGAAGGCGCACAGGGTTCGGCTGGCAATTGAGCCCAACGGCAACGGCTGCAACGGCCTTATCATCGAGACCGAGGCCATCCGCTACAAACTAGCGGGTGAAAGCGGCACATTCCCCGATTATCAAAAAGTAATCCCCGCCGAGTTCAAAGCGGCGGCTCGATTCGATACACGGGAGATGATGAAGGCGGGAGCAAGCCTCAGCGCCCTGTCGCTGGACAGGACATCGGCAATAACCCTTGCTCTGATGGATGGGAAGTTGACGCTGTCGGCGACGGACGACAGGGGAAGCGCTCAAGTCGAGGCCGAGATTGAAGGGGAAGCGGAAACCGCCCTAAGCGGCGCATATCTTACGCAAGCGCTCAAGGCGCTGGGCGGAATGGCCGAGGTCAAGCTGAGCAACCCCAAAACGCCGATACTGTTCGCCGTTGACGGCTATCGATTGGCGGTTATGCCAGTAGTCATGCCGTCAAAGCCGAAGGTTCACATCGAAGCCGAAGCGGAAGCGATAGCGAGAGAGGCCGAAGCGAAGGCCGAGAGGGAAGCCAAAACCCATGCCGAGAAGCCGAAGAAGAAGCATCGCAAAGCCAAAGAGCCGGTAGCAGCATAAGCCTATAGAGCGTTTAGCCCGAAACAACAATCACGCAAGGAAGCGGGGGTGTCCCCGCTTTTTTGCTTTTTCCGAAGAGAAAGGGGCTATGTCTCCCCGTGCGTGGGATGCATAGCCCCTTTTTTTGACCGAAACACCGAGCGGGAAGGGGGTGATTAACGTGGTCAATACCTGTAAGGACAAGGTTCGGGACGAACTCAGGGATCGCATATCGGACATACGGAAATTATGGCGGCTGTACCGCAAAGACCCCGAGG
This sequence is a window from Dehalococcoidia bacterium. Protein-coding genes within it:
- a CDS encoding DNA polymerase III subunit beta produces the protein QGNGKLTLATSDAYRLAEITLDFEDGEAQALIPVEELKGLITALKKAHRVRLAIEPNGNGCNGLIIETEAIRYKLAGESGTFPDYQKVIPAEFKAAARFDTREMMKAGASLSALSLDRTSAITLALMDGKLTLSATDDRGSAQVEAEIEGEAETALSGAYLTQALKALGGMAEVKLSNPKTPILFAVDGYRLAVMPVVMPSKPKVHIEAEAEAIAREAEAKAEREAKTHAEKPKKKHRKAKEPVAA